A genomic region of Bosea sp. 124 contains the following coding sequences:
- a CDS encoding polysaccharide deacetylase family protein yields the protein MTQRDLEGYAGAWPDITWPNGARLAVSVVVNFEEGAELQVGDGDARSETMGEVISVVPAGKRDQGQEQIFGYGMRAGLWRMLDALDETAIRSTIFFCGRAVERVPALARIVVERGHEPAVHGWRWRPHADYDTRETEAADIDRCVETITAATGVRPAGFFCRGGESPWTRSLLAERGFLYTSNGFDDDLPYWDRTLPGAPLLVVPYSLDSNDMKFFHPNGFVRAREMVDYVTDALDVLEAEAERGLPRLLNIGFHLRIVGRPARLAAFRDILRLLAKRRGRIWIASRAEIARAFIAAVPESP from the coding sequence ATGACCCAACGCGACCTCGAAGGCTATGCCGGTGCGTGGCCCGACATCACCTGGCCGAACGGCGCGAGGCTCGCCGTCTCGGTCGTGGTCAATTTCGAGGAGGGTGCGGAGCTTCAGGTCGGCGACGGCGATGCGCGCTCGGAAACCATGGGCGAGGTGATCAGCGTCGTGCCTGCGGGGAAACGCGACCAGGGTCAGGAGCAGATCTTCGGCTACGGCATGCGGGCCGGCCTCTGGCGGATGCTCGACGCGCTCGACGAGACTGCGATCCGGTCGACAATCTTCTTTTGCGGGCGCGCGGTCGAGCGGGTTCCGGCCCTCGCGCGGATCGTCGTGGAGCGTGGCCACGAACCGGCCGTGCATGGCTGGCGCTGGCGCCCGCATGCGGACTACGACACGCGTGAAACCGAGGCTGCCGACATCGACCGCTGCGTCGAGACGATCACCGCCGCGACCGGCGTCAGGCCAGCCGGCTTCTTCTGCCGCGGCGGCGAGAGCCCGTGGACGCGCTCGCTGCTGGCCGAGCGCGGCTTCCTCTACACCTCCAACGGCTTCGACGACGACCTGCCCTATTGGGACCGGACCCTGCCCGGGGCGCCATTGCTCGTGGTGCCCTATTCGCTCGACAGCAACGACATGAAGTTCTTCCATCCCAACGGCTTCGTCCGGGCGCGGGAGATGGTGGACTACGTGACCGACGCGCTCGACGTACTGGAGGCCGAGGCCGAACGCGGCCTGCCGCGCCTGCTCAATATCGGCTTCCATCTCCGCATCGTCGGGCGACCCGCGCGGCTCGCGGCCTTTCGCGATATCCTGCGCCTGCTGGCCAAGCGACGCGGGCGCATCTGGATCGCCAGCCGTGCCGAGATCGCGCGCGCCTTCATCGCCGCCGTGCCGGAGAGCCCATGA
- a CDS encoding aspartate/glutamate racemase family protein — translation MTRLLLINPNTNAATTSMMRAIAQAAAPGGTVIDAMSAPYGVPLITNEEALAQSAKAVQALAGTIATTPPDGVIISAFGDPGLAALRLRLACPVTGIAEAGMAEAGSGRRPFAVVTTTPDLVDSITALAHAYGHGATMRGVALTEGDVHAVMADQATLVEALAKACAHAIETLGAKALVIGGGPLGQAAQSLNLRFPVPVIAPIPAAVRLAQKRIARGF, via the coding sequence ATGACGCGCCTGCTGCTGATCAACCCCAACACCAATGCCGCCACGACCAGCATGATGCGCGCCATCGCCCAGGCGGCCGCACCCGGCGGGACCGTGATCGACGCGATGAGCGCGCCCTATGGCGTGCCGCTGATCACCAATGAGGAGGCCCTGGCACAGTCTGCCAAGGCCGTGCAGGCGCTCGCCGGCACGATCGCCACGACGCCGCCCGACGGCGTCATCATCTCGGCCTTCGGCGACCCCGGGCTGGCGGCGTTGCGGCTGCGCCTCGCCTGCCCAGTCACCGGCATCGCCGAGGCCGGCATGGCGGAGGCAGGCTCCGGCCGCCGGCCCTTCGCCGTGGTGACGACGACGCCCGATCTCGTCGACTCGATCACGGCCCTGGCGCACGCCTATGGCCATGGCGCGACGATGCGCGGCGTCGCGCTGACGGAAGGCGACGTTCATGCCGTGATGGCCGACCAGGCCACGCTGGTGGAGGCGCTCGCCAAGGCTTGCGCCCATGCTATCGAGACACTCGGGGCAAAGGCGCTGGTGATCGGCGGCGGGCCGCTCGGACAGGCCGCTCAGTCGCTCAATCTGCGCTTCCCGGTCCCGGTCATCGCGCCGATCCCCGCCGCCGTGCGACTGGCGCAGAAGCGGATCGCGCGGGGTTTCTGA
- a CDS encoding amidohydrolase family protein, with the protein MTDIVWGSTLLTGFDAAGEPMILHDAGVVCEAGVIVATGALAELKDRYPEATISGGADFAITPGFVNAHHHVGLTPLQLGSPDHPLELWFASRIALRDVDLHADTLFSAFEMIESGVTTVQHLHSRAPGTPTDILAAAEKVIAAYRDIGMRASYSMALRDQNRLVYEADQDFVARLPEELRPAASAFFQRFTVPLADQVAVFDELVARHGAGDRIRIQIAPANLHWLSEKALEVTGELQRRTGLPVHMHVLETPYQKAYARKRTGGSALAHLDKLGLLGPHFTIGHGVWMSEADIELAAERGVCVCHNCSSNFRLKSGVAPVNRFLARGIPVALGIDEAGINDDRDMLQEMRLVLRAHREPGIDAPHPSSAQVLRMATEGGAGTTPFAGRIGRLDPGMAADLVLFDWPAVTFPYQDAALGFVDVLVQRAKAKAVHSVMIGGEFVYRERRFTRLDRDAVLAGIAEALAKPRTSAEQGRVALSQALLPHVRCFYDGYLDGQGDEPFYRPSGRF; encoded by the coding sequence ATGACCGATATCGTCTGGGGTTCAACGCTTCTCACCGGCTTCGACGCAGCCGGTGAGCCGATGATCCTTCACGATGCGGGCGTGGTCTGCGAAGCTGGCGTCATCGTCGCGACCGGCGCCCTGGCAGAGCTGAAAGACCGCTATCCCGAAGCCACGATCAGCGGCGGCGCCGATTTCGCGATCACGCCCGGCTTCGTCAATGCGCATCATCATGTCGGGTTGACGCCGCTGCAACTCGGCTCGCCCGACCATCCGCTGGAACTCTGGTTCGCCAGCCGCATCGCGCTGCGTGATGTCGATCTCCATGCGGACACGCTGTTTTCGGCCTTCGAGATGATCGAGAGCGGCGTCACCACGGTCCAGCATCTGCACAGCCGTGCGCCCGGCACGCCGACGGACATCCTCGCTGCGGCCGAGAAGGTCATCGCCGCCTATCGCGATATCGGCATGCGCGCCTCCTATTCGATGGCGCTGCGCGATCAGAACCGGCTCGTCTACGAGGCTGATCAGGATTTCGTCGCGCGCCTGCCCGAAGAGCTGCGCCCGGCCGCGAGCGCCTTCTTCCAGCGCTTCACCGTGCCGCTCGCTGACCAGGTCGCGGTATTCGACGAACTTGTCGCCCGTCATGGCGCGGGCGATCGAATCCGCATCCAGATCGCGCCGGCAAACCTCCACTGGCTCTCGGAAAAGGCGCTGGAGGTGACCGGCGAGCTCCAGCGCCGCACCGGCCTGCCCGTGCATATGCATGTGCTGGAGACGCCTTATCAGAAGGCCTATGCCCGCAAGCGCACCGGCGGCTCGGCGCTCGCCCATCTCGACAAACTCGGTCTGCTCGGCCCGCATTTCACCATCGGCCACGGTGTCTGGATGAGCGAGGCGGACATCGAACTCGCGGCCGAGCGCGGCGTCTGCGTCTGCCACAACTGCTCGTCGAATTTCCGCCTGAAAAGCGGTGTGGCCCCCGTCAACCGTTTCCTGGCGCGTGGCATTCCGGTCGCCCTCGGCATCGACGAGGCCGGCATCAACGACGATCGCGACATGCTGCAGGAGATGCGTCTCGTGCTGCGCGCCCATCGCGAGCCCGGCATCGATGCGCCCCATCCCTCATCAGCCCAAGTGCTGCGCATGGCGACGGAGGGCGGCGCCGGCACCACGCCCTTCGCCGGGCGCATCGGCCGGCTCGATCCCGGCATGGCGGCCGATCTCGTGCTGTTCGACTGGCCTGCCGTGACCTTCCCCTATCAGGACGCTGCGCTCGGCTTCGTCGACGTGCTGGTCCAGCGCGCCAAGGCGAAGGCGGTGCACAGCGTCATGATCGGCGGCGAGTTCGTCTATCGCGAGCGGCGCTTCACTAGGCTCGACCGCGACGCGGTACTGGCCGGAATCGCCGAGGCGCTGGCGAAACCGAGGACATCGGCGGAGCAGGGCCGCGTGGCGCTGTCGCAGGCGCTGCTGCCGCATGTCCGGTGCTTCTATGACGGCTATCTCGACGGGCAGGGGGACGAGCCGTTCTATCGGCCGAGCGGGCGCTTCTGA
- a CDS encoding allantoinase PuuE yields MTATYDRDLIGYGANPPNPQWPNGARIAINFVMNYEEGSEPSMQDGEGFTEIALTEANGLPTGVKGRDLAGEGMFAYGSRVGFWRLMRLFQERDLAMTVFGCALAIERNPAAAAAIKASGFDVCCHGWRWIKHYDLTEAEEREHIARAITSLKATVGERPLGWYCRYGPSVNTRKLIVEEGGFLYDSDAYDDELPYWKVVDGKPHLVVPYSLVNNDGKFGSGFFATSNDYFEWHKDAFDMLYAEGATQPKMMSVGLHMRLIGHPARAAGLARFLDYVQKHEGVWVTGRLDIAKHWAKTHPFAGELG; encoded by the coding sequence ATGACCGCCACCTATGACCGCGACCTGATCGGCTACGGCGCCAATCCGCCCAATCCGCAATGGCCGAACGGTGCCCGCATCGCGATCAACTTCGTGATGAATTACGAGGAGGGCTCCGAGCCCTCGATGCAGGATGGCGAGGGCTTCACCGAAATCGCCCTGACCGAGGCGAACGGCCTGCCGACCGGCGTCAAGGGCCGCGACCTCGCCGGCGAGGGCATGTTCGCCTATGGCAGCCGCGTCGGTTTCTGGCGGCTGATGCGTCTCTTCCAGGAGCGCGACCTGGCCATGACGGTGTTCGGCTGCGCGCTGGCGATCGAGCGCAATCCCGCGGCAGCCGCCGCGATCAAGGCCTCGGGCTTCGACGTCTGCTGCCATGGCTGGCGCTGGATCAAGCACTACGACCTCACCGAGGCCGAGGAGCGCGAGCACATCGCCAGGGCGATCACCTCGCTCAAGGCCACCGTCGGCGAGCGCCCGCTCGGCTGGTATTGCCGCTATGGCCCCAGCGTGAACACCCGCAAGCTCATCGTGGAGGAGGGCGGTTTCCTCTACGATTCAGACGCTTACGATGACGAATTGCCTTATTGGAAGGTCGTCGACGGCAAGCCGCATCTGGTCGTGCCCTATTCGCTCGTCAACAATGACGGCAAGTTCGGCTCGGGCTTTTTCGCCACCTCGAACGATTATTTCGAGTGGCACAAGGACGCCTTCGACATGCTCTACGCCGAGGGCGCGACGCAGCCCAAGATGATGTCCGTCGGCCTGCACATGCGCCTGATCGGTCATCCCGCCCGCGCTGCCGGCCTCGCCCGCTTCCTCGACTATGTCCAGAAGCATGAGGGCGTCTGGGTCACCGGCCGGCTCGACATTGCGAAGCATTGGGCGAAGACGCATCCGTTTGCGGGTGAACTCGGCTGA
- a CDS encoding ABC transporter permease translates to MQRSTLGDVTYNWVIGFLAGLAVLILIGPVLIVIATSFTTSQTLRFPPPALSLRWYGELFDSARSAQIHIAALNSLWVAGTATLIGAVLSVLAALAITRVARPSARFLEASFLSPLVLPTLSYGLAALMFFSVLGIRPSLNLLIAGHLVVIAPFIFRTTLASLTQLDPVLLEASANLGASRFYGFRRITLPLIAPGIAAGCFLAFISSMDNVPVSLFLSNARTSMLPIRMWGMMESTLDVRIAAIAGVLILATLVLMIVMDRLTGLTRRMSG, encoded by the coding sequence ATGCAGCGCTCCACGCTCGGTGACGTCACCTACAACTGGGTCATCGGTTTTCTCGCCGGACTCGCCGTCCTGATCCTGATCGGGCCGGTCCTGATCGTCATCGCGACCTCATTCACCACCTCCCAGACCTTGCGCTTCCCGCCGCCGGCACTCTCGCTGCGCTGGTATGGCGAACTGTTCGATTCCGCCCGCTCGGCCCAGATCCACATCGCCGCCTTGAACAGCCTCTGGGTCGCAGGCACCGCGACGCTGATCGGCGCGGTGCTCTCGGTCTTGGCCGCGCTCGCGATCACGCGGGTGGCAAGGCCCTCGGCCCGCTTCCTGGAGGCCAGCTTCCTCTCGCCGCTCGTCCTGCCGACGCTCTCCTACGGGTTGGCTGCGTTGATGTTTTTCTCCGTGCTCGGCATCCGGCCCTCGCTCAACCTGCTGATCGCCGGCCATCTCGTCGTGATCGCGCCCTTCATCTTCCGCACGACGCTGGCGAGCCTGACGCAGCTCGATCCGGTCCTGCTCGAGGCCTCGGCCAATCTCGGCGCCAGCCGCTTCTACGGCTTTCGTCGCATCACCTTGCCGCTGATCGCGCCTGGCATCGCGGCGGGCTGTTTCCTCGCCTTCATCTCCTCGATGGACAACGTCCCGGTCTCGCTCTTTCTCTCCAATGCCCGCACCTCGATGCTGCCGATCCGGATGTGGGGCATGATGGAATCGACGCTCGACGTCCGCATCGCCGCCATCGCCGGCGTGCTGATCCTCGCCACGCTCGTGCTGATGATCGTGATGGACCGGCTGACCGGCCTGACCAGGCGCATGAGCGGGTGA
- a CDS encoding ABC transporter permease has protein sequence MAAIAATAPASTDKVDWRLAAPLGLVYLAFFAAPFAILLGVSFYADPEQTRLGFESWTKFYSDAFYLKVIFDTLKLGVFAVIATTLLAYPLALVFRAASARAQRVLIFIILMPLLTSVVIRTFAWIVILAREGVINQTLIGLGITATPLNLLQTELGLVIALTQIEMPLMLLPLLTIMNQMDQNLIDASRALGASKWRTFFRVTLPLTLPGWIAGATLVFASATTAFISQSVIGGARLVYLPALIYQQVTVVYNWPFAAVASLTLLFTVLAGIMALSWLGRFARTS, from the coding sequence ATGGCCGCGATCGCAGCAACCGCGCCGGCAAGCACGGACAAGGTCGACTGGCGCCTCGCGGCGCCGCTCGGCCTGGTCTATCTCGCCTTCTTCGCCGCACCTTTCGCGATCCTGCTCGGAGTCAGCTTCTATGCCGATCCCGAGCAGACGCGGCTGGGCTTCGAGTCCTGGACGAAGTTCTACAGCGACGCCTTCTATCTCAAGGTCATCTTCGACACCCTGAAGCTCGGCGTCTTCGCCGTCATCGCGACGACGCTGCTCGCTTATCCGCTGGCGCTGGTGTTCCGCGCCGCGAGTGCCCGCGCTCAACGCGTGCTGATCTTCATCATCCTGATGCCGCTGCTGACCTCGGTCGTCATCCGCACCTTCGCCTGGATCGTCATCCTGGCGCGCGAGGGGGTGATCAACCAGACACTGATTGGCCTCGGCATCACCGCGACGCCGCTCAACCTGCTGCAGACCGAACTCGGGCTGGTCATCGCGCTGACCCAGATCGAAATGCCGCTGATGCTGTTGCCGCTGCTCACCATCATGAACCAGATGGACCAGAACCTGATCGACGCCTCGCGCGCGCTAGGCGCCTCGAAATGGCGGACCTTCTTCCGCGTCACGCTGCCACTGACCCTGCCGGGCTGGATCGCGGGCGCGACGCTGGTCTTCGCCTCGGCGACGACGGCGTTCATCTCGCAATCGGTGATCGGTGGGGCCAGACTCGTCTATCTCCCGGCCCTGATCTACCAGCAGGTCACGGTCGTCTATAACTGGCCTTTCGCGGCGGTGGCCTCGCTGACGCTGCTCTTCACGGTGCTGGCCGGCATCATGGCGCTGAGCTGGCTCGGCCGCTTCGCCAGGACGAGCTGA
- a CDS encoding extracellular solute-binding protein — protein sequence MTQMNRRDLLAGAGALGLAAALPGYARAAGSLTAAIYPGTWEEAYRGVVAPILKKNFGVDVAFDALFAVDQVAKVRAARGVPPFDCFVLDPGPAAAAMQAGLFEPIDIKKLSNAAKVPKGLITSHAVTCNAQVVGIAYNPKKFPNPPKTWADLFKSPYVERLGLTGFQTTFGTVSLIEMAKAFGGSEADMEPIFKALKEAVPKVAAISTPAALPGLFQQGQVDIMYGNTNTVAILKGRGVDIAYIAPESGSITFQTTLHIVKGAENVDAAYKYIDTAISPEVQTALQNAPYNMVPINTETVLAPTLDIKSLDELSKMVTHDWTKINPQRAAWIERFNKEITK from the coding sequence ATGACACAGATGAACCGCAGAGACCTCCTGGCCGGCGCCGGTGCACTCGGCCTTGCCGCCGCTCTGCCGGGCTATGCCCGCGCCGCCGGCAGCCTCACCGCCGCGATCTATCCCGGCACTTGGGAAGAGGCCTATCGCGGCGTCGTCGCGCCAATTCTGAAGAAGAATTTCGGTGTCGATGTCGCGTTCGATGCGCTCTTTGCCGTCGATCAGGTCGCCAAGGTCCGCGCCGCGCGCGGCGTGCCGCCCTTCGATTGCTTCGTGCTGGATCCGGGCCCGGCGGCGGCTGCGATGCAGGCTGGCCTGTTCGAGCCGATCGACATCAAGAAGCTGAGCAATGCCGCCAAGGTGCCGAAGGGGCTGATCACCTCGCATGCCGTGACCTGCAACGCGCAGGTCGTCGGCATCGCCTACAACCCGAAGAAGTTCCCGAACCCGCCCAAGACCTGGGCCGACCTGTTCAAGAGCCCTTACGTCGAGCGGCTCGGCCTGACCGGCTTCCAGACCACCTTCGGCACCGTCTCGCTGATCGAGATGGCCAAGGCCTTCGGCGGCTCGGAAGCCGATATGGAGCCGATCTTCAAGGCGCTGAAGGAGGCCGTGCCGAAGGTTGCCGCCATCTCGACGCCGGCTGCACTGCCGGGCCTGTTCCAGCAGGGTCAGGTCGACATCATGTACGGCAACACCAACACGGTCGCGATCCTGAAGGGCCGTGGCGTCGATATCGCCTATATCGCGCCGGAATCGGGCTCGATCACCTTCCAGACCACGCTGCACATCGTGAAGGGCGCCGAGAACGTCGACGCGGCCTACAAATACATCGACACGGCGATCTCGCCCGAGGTCCAGACCGCCTTGCAGAATGCGCCTTACAACATGGTGCCGATCAACACCGAAACCGTGCTCGCACCCACGCTCGACATCAAGTCGCTCGACGAATTGTCGAAGATGGTCACCCATGACTGGACCAAGATCAATCCGCAGCGCGCGGCCTGGATCGAGCGTTTCAACAAGGAGATCACCAAGTAA
- a CDS encoding ABC transporter ATP-binding protein codes for MPVPAESGAMTAQPLTLDGITHSYGGGLAVDNVTLEVKGGELVALLGPSGCGKTTLLRIVAGFIQQSNGKVTIDGRPIDVLPPNRREIGIVFQNYALFPHMSVAENIAYGLAARGESREVQAQRVAEMLATVQMGKFADRKPKQLSGGQQQRVALARALAMRPRILLLDEPFAALDKNLRLDMQIEIKRLQRQFALTAIMVTHDQDEAMAIADRIAVMSQGRIEQLGTPVQIYDEPATLFVNSFIGSSNLLNGRIEAPVDGGYRVSLGNGAAWTVASRGRFEAGQPVIVSVRPEHMLLAAEPGDERFPVDLKFSLPIGGELIHDVTGADGASLKVALSRRPGMASGRSGPAFCGLAAHARPVLFPASQP; via the coding sequence ATGCCTGTGCCTGCCGAATCCGGCGCGATGACCGCCCAGCCGCTGACGCTCGACGGCATCACGCACAGCTATGGCGGTGGACTCGCGGTCGACAATGTCACGCTTGAGGTCAAGGGCGGCGAACTCGTGGCCCTGCTCGGCCCCTCCGGCTGCGGCAAGACCACGCTTTTACGGATCGTCGCCGGCTTCATCCAGCAGAGCAACGGCAAGGTCACGATCGACGGTCGGCCGATCGACGTGCTGCCGCCGAACCGGCGCGAGATCGGCATCGTCTTCCAGAACTACGCGCTGTTTCCGCATATGAGCGTGGCGGAGAACATCGCCTATGGGCTCGCGGCCCGGGGCGAGAGCCGGGAGGTTCAGGCGCAGCGCGTCGCGGAAATGCTCGCCACCGTCCAGATGGGCAAATTCGCCGACCGCAAACCCAAGCAGCTCTCGGGTGGCCAGCAGCAGCGCGTGGCGCTGGCGCGCGCGCTTGCCATGCGCCCGCGCATCCTCCTGCTCGACGAGCCCTTTGCCGCGCTCGACAAGAACCTGCGGCTCGACATGCAGATCGAGATCAAGCGTTTGCAGCGCCAGTTCGCCCTGACCGCGATCATGGTCACGCATGACCAGGACGAGGCGATGGCGATTGCCGACCGCATCGCCGTGATGAGCCAGGGCAGGATCGAGCAGCTCGGCACGCCGGTGCAGATCTATGACGAGCCGGCGACGCTCTTCGTCAACAGCTTCATCGGCTCCAGCAACCTCCTGAACGGCCGCATCGAGGCGCCCGTCGACGGCGGCTACCGGGTCTCGCTCGGCAATGGCGCGGCCTGGACGGTCGCGTCCAGAGGCCGCTTCGAAGCCGGACAGCCCGTCATCGTCTCGGTCCGGCCCGAACATATGCTGCTCGCCGCCGAACCCGGCGATGAACGTTTCCCGGTCGACCTCAAATTCAGCCTGCCGATCGGCGGCGAACTCATCCACGACGTCACCGGCGCCGACGGCGCCTCGCTGAAGGTGGCGCTGTCGCGGCGCCCCGGCATGGCGTCCGGCCGCTCGGGCCCGGCCTTCTGCGGGCTCGCCGCCCATGCCCGGCCCGTCCTGTTTCCTGCCTCTCAACCCTGA
- a CDS encoding amidase: MTETFAPWPALAEIAEAVRAGRSSARAQATEALRRIELLNPALNAFVSVDAADAMARAEAVDRRVAKGEDLPLAGVPVAIKDNIWVKGRRITQGSHLFADFVAPEDAVAVARLVAAGAVVVGIANTAEFAAKGQTTNLLHGATRHPLDPALSPGGSSGGPVAAVAGGMVPFALGTDAGGSSRRPPAHTGLVGFKPSFGAIPYGPGFEEPFFGISCPCPIARTVAEAALGFEVMAGPSPLDPHSGIVEADGGAEGEVPTLAYSPKWGLDVPVDPEVSACVSAVVELLRRAGLAIVARDPVWPAGAAETGLNPLQHAGLAALYGEAWRKAPERIDPDLGSQISAGLGYGGTEVADALLLSERVAVAAARFFVQEGVDALIGPTTPCTAWPVEKLGPDTIDGVAVGPRGHAVFTPLFNHSRQPAISIPCGVDAAGLPIGLQIVMQRLKDRRLLTLAAQIEAVLAGARLPGSSATA, translated from the coding sequence ATGACCGAGACCTTTGCGCCCTGGCCGGCGCTCGCCGAGATTGCAGAGGCCGTCCGCGCCGGACGCAGCAGCGCCAGGGCCCAGGCCACGGAAGCCCTGCGCCGGATCGAGCTCCTGAACCCGGCGCTCAACGCCTTCGTCTCCGTCGATGCCGCTGATGCGATGGCGCGAGCCGAAGCCGTCGACCGGCGCGTCGCGAAAGGCGAGGACCTACCGCTCGCGGGCGTGCCCGTCGCGATCAAGGACAATATCTGGGTCAAGGGCCGGCGGATCACGCAGGGCTCGCATCTGTTCGCTGATTTTGTCGCGCCCGAGGATGCGGTCGCGGTGGCGCGGCTCGTCGCGGCGGGCGCTGTCGTCGTCGGCATCGCCAACACCGCCGAATTCGCCGCCAAGGGCCAGACCACCAACCTGCTGCACGGTGCGACACGCCATCCGCTCGATCCGGCCCTGTCGCCGGGCGGTTCGTCGGGCGGGCCTGTCGCGGCCGTGGCTGGTGGCATGGTTCCCTTCGCGCTCGGCACGGATGCCGGTGGCTCAAGCCGGCGCCCGCCGGCCCATACCGGCCTCGTCGGCTTCAAGCCCTCTTTTGGGGCGATCCCCTACGGTCCCGGTTTCGAGGAGCCGTTCTTCGGCATCTCCTGCCCTTGCCCCATCGCGCGGACGGTGGCCGAGGCCGCACTTGGCTTCGAGGTGATGGCCGGCCCCTCACCGCTCGATCCGCATTCGGGCATCGTCGAGGCGGATGGCGGCGCCGAAGGCGAGGTGCCGACGCTGGCCTACAGCCCGAAATGGGGGCTCGACGTGCCGGTCGATCCGGAGGTCTCTGCCTGCGTTTCTGCCGTGGTCGAGTTGCTCCGCCGCGCCGGGCTCGCCATCGTCGCGCGCGATCCCGTCTGGCCGGCGGGCGCTGCCGAAACGGGCCTCAACCCGCTCCAGCATGCGGGGCTTGCCGCCCTCTATGGCGAGGCCTGGCGCAAGGCACCCGAGCGGATCGACCCGGATCTCGGCAGCCAGATTTCGGCCGGCCTCGGTTATGGCGGGACGGAGGTAGCGGACGCGTTGCTGCTTTCAGAGCGCGTCGCGGTCGCCGCCGCCCGCTTCTTCGTGCAGGAGGGCGTCGATGCCCTGATCGGCCCGACGACGCCCTGCACGGCCTGGCCGGTCGAGAAGCTCGGGCCCGACACGATCGACGGTGTCGCCGTCGGTCCGCGTGGCCATGCCGTGTTCACGCCGCTGTTCAACCATTCGCGCCAGCCGGCGATCTCGATCCCTTGCGGCGTCGATGCTGCCGGGCTGCCGATCGGGCTGCAGATCGTGATGCAGCGCCTCAAGGACCGCAGGCTGCTGACGCTGGCCGCGCAAATCGAAGCGGTGCTGGCCGGCGCGAGACTGCCCGGTTCATCAGCAACCGCATAA
- a CDS encoding LLM class flavin-dependent oxidoreductase produces MSDHLEFGLDTFGDVTSGPDGALLPHAQVIRNLIDEAVLADSLGIDFFGVGEHHRADFAISAPETVLAAIAARTSRIRLGSAVTVLSSDDPIRVFQRFSTIDAISNGRAEVILGRGSFTESFPLFGYDLSQYETLFSEKLDLFAALISQKAVTWQGTIRPALTNQRVFPPIETGGLRTWIGVGGSPESVVRAARYGLPLMLAIIGGDPARFAPYADLYRRAFAQLGEPAQPIGVHSPGFVGETDEQARETVFADYKRMRDRIGAERGWPPMGRDEFEREVTQGSLYVGSPETVARKIATTVRTLGLSRFQMKYSAGPLPHEAMLGSITLYGEKVIPLVRDMLS; encoded by the coding sequence ATGTCTGATCATCTCGAATTCGGGCTCGATACCTTCGGCGATGTGACCTCGGGTCCCGACGGCGCCCTGCTGCCGCATGCGCAGGTGATCCGCAACCTGATCGACGAGGCCGTGCTCGCCGACAGCCTCGGCATCGATTTCTTCGGTGTGGGGGAGCATCACCGGGCCGATTTCGCCATCTCCGCGCCCGAGACGGTGCTGGCCGCCATCGCAGCCCGGACCAGCCGCATCCGGCTGGGCTCGGCGGTGACGGTTTTGAGCTCGGACGATCCAATCCGGGTGTTCCAGCGCTTCTCGACAATCGATGCGATCTCGAACGGGCGCGCCGAGGTCATCCTGGGCCGCGGCTCCTTCACCGAGTCCTTTCCGCTCTTCGGCTATGATCTCAGCCAATACGAAACGCTGTTTTCCGAGAAGCTCGACCTGTTCGCGGCGCTGATCAGCCAGAAGGCTGTGACCTGGCAGGGCACGATCCGCCCTGCCCTGACGAACCAGCGCGTCTTCCCGCCGATCGAGACCGGCGGCTTGCGGACCTGGATCGGCGTCGGCGGCAGCCCTGAATCGGTCGTCCGCGCCGCGCGCTACGGCCTGCCCCTGATGCTCGCGATCATCGGTGGCGATCCCGCCCGCTTTGCGCCCTATGCCGATCTCTATCGCCGTGCCTTCGCGCAACTCGGCGAGCCGGCGCAGCCCATCGGCGTGCATTCGCCGGGCTTCGTGGGCGAAACCGACGAACAGGCGCGCGAGACCGTCTTCGCCGACTACAAGCGCATGCGCGACCGCATCGGCGCCGAGCGCGGCTGGCCGCCGATGGGCCGCGACGAGTTCGAGCGCGAGGTCACGCAGGGCTCGCTCTATGTCGGCTCGCCGGAAACCGTCGCGCGCAAGATCGCGACGACCGTCAGGACGCTGGGCCTATCGCGCTTCCAGATGAAGTACAGCGCCGGCCCGCTGCCGCATGAGGCGATGCTGGGCAGCATCACGCTTTATGGCGAGAAGGTCATTCCGCTCGTGCGCGACATGCTCTCCTGA